One segment of Takifugu rubripes chromosome 5, fTakRub1.2, whole genome shotgun sequence DNA contains the following:
- the LOC101080026 gene encoding immunoglobulin lambda-1 light chain-like, whose amino-acid sequence MLESLCTLITALTCVSAVTVLTQKPTVVSLSRGESVTMDCNLGTVTDYAASWYKQVPGGVPQFVLSWRSSWSSVTYGSGFSSPRFTSTHQSTSHYRLMINNLEEGDSAVYYCGTWDYSASEVVFGPGTKLIVTSSSLPPPVLTVFPPSRAELQSNKATLVCLSRLSAPFAEVSWLLGDTSVSSGISTSTPVQQADQTFQISSHLSILTSDWDAQKVYTCKVSVGSQTAEKSIKKSECEE is encoded by the exons atgctggagagcctctgcactctcatcactgctctaacat gtgtgagtgctgtgacggtgctgacacagaagcccactgttgtgtctctgagcagaggagagtcagtcaccatggactgtaacctgggaactgttACTGACTATGCTGCTagctggtataaacaggttccaggaggagttcctcagtttgTACTGAGCTGGCGTagcagctggagttctgtcacatatggttctggtttctcatctccaagattcacttctactcatcagtcaacatcacattatcgtttgatgatcaataatctggaggagggagactcagcagtttATTATTGTGGAACATGGGACTACTCTGCTAGCGAG gtggtattcggaccaggaaccaagctgattgtcacca gctccagcctccctcctcctgtcctgacagtcttccctccgtccagagctgagctccagtccaacaaagccactctggtctgtctgtccagactctctgcaccttttgcagaggtgagctggttgcttggtgacacttcagtgagcagcgggatctccaccagcactcctgtccaacaagcagaccagactttccaaatcagcagccatctgtccatcctgacgtcagactgggacgcgcagaaggtttacacctgtaaagtgtctgtgggctcccagactgcagagaaaagcatcaagaagtccgagtgtgaagaatag
- the LOC101067525 gene encoding immunoglobulin lambda-1 light chain codes for MLESLCTLITALTCVSAVTVLTQKPTVVSLSRGESVTMDCNLGTSTDVARWYKQVPGGVPQFVLSWYHGWSSVTYGSGFSSPRFTSTHQSTSDYRLMIKNLEEGDSAVYYCLTWDSSAKEYVFGPGTKLIVTSSSLPPPVLTVFPPSRAELQSNKATLVCLSRLSAPFAEVSWLLGDTSVSSGISTSTPVQQADQTFQISSHLSILTSDWDAQKVYTCKVSVGSQTAEKSIKKSECEE; via the exons atgctggagagcctctgcactctcatcactgctctaacat gtgtgagtgctgtgacggtgctgacacagaagcccactgttgtgtctctgagcagaggagagtcagtcaccatggactgtaacctgggaactaGTACTGATGTTGCTCGCTGGTATAagcaggttccaggaggagttcctcagtttgTACTCAGCTGGTATCACGGCTGGAGTTCTGTCacatatggttctggtttctcatctccaagattcacttctactcatcagtcaacatcagattatcgtttgatgatcaaaaatctggaggagggagactcagcagtctattactgtcTAACATGGGACAGCTCTGCTAAAGAGTac gtattcggaccaggaaccaagctgattgtcacca gctccagcctccctcctcctgtcctgacagtcttccctccgtccagagctgagctccagtccaacaaagccactctggtctgtctgtccagactctctgcaccttttgcagaggtgagctggttgcttggtgacacttcagtgagcagcgggatctccaccagcactcctgtccaacaagcagaccagactttccaaatcagcagccatctgtccatcctgacgtcagactgggacgcgcagaaggtttacacctgtaaagtgtctgtgggctcccagactgcagagaaaagcatcaagaagtccgagtgtgaagaatag
- the LOC115249988 gene encoding immunoglobulin lambda-1 light chain-like: MLESLCTLITALTCVSAVTVLTQKPSVVSLSRGESVTMDCNLGTVTNSAARWYKQVPGGVPQYVLSWHSSWSSVTYGSGFSSPRFTSTHQSTTDYRLMINNLEEGDSAVYYCGTWDGNTVVVVFGPGTKLIVTSSSLPPPVLTVFPPSRAELQSNKVTLVCLSRLSAPLAEVSWLLGDTSVSSGISTTTPVQQADQTFQISSHLSILTSDWDAQKVYTCKVSVGSQTAEKSIKKSECEE, translated from the exons atgctggagagcctctgcactctcatcactgctctaacat gtgtgagtgctgtgacggtgctgacacagaagccctctgttgtgtctctgagcagaggagagtcagtcaccatggactgtaacctgggaactgttACTAACAGTGCTGCTcgctggtataaacaggttccaggaggagttcctcagtatgTGCTGAGCTGGCATagcagctggagttctgtcacatatggttctggtttctcgtctccaagattcacttctactcatcagtcaacaacagattatcgtttgatgatcaataatctggaggagggagactcagcagtctattactgtGGAACATGGGATGGCAATACTGtcgt tgtggtattcggaccaggaaccaagctgattgtcacca gctccagcctccctcctcctgtcctgacagtcttccctccgtccagagctgagctccagtccaacaaagtcactctggtctgtctgtccagactctctgcacctttagcagaggtgagctggttgcttggtgacacttcagtgagcagcgggatctccaccaccactcctgtccaacaagcagaccagactttccaaatcagcagccatctgtccatcctgacgtcagactgggacgcgcagaaggtttacacctgtaaagtgtctgtgggctcccagactgcagagaaaagcatcaagaagtccgagtgtgaagaatag